attaataatatttatctCCAATACTGTTAAGAACATGTAGTTAACAAAACATCAAATCATTTCAGCTACACAAAAAGGTGGACCAGCAAAAACAGGTTCACTTGAAACATTTCATCATAACACAGCCAAATTAACCAgcgcaggtttttttttcctccctgccCTGGTTCCAGATTTCTTCTTcagtgatttaaataaagtgactgaagtgaaacaaaatggaaatTCAATAGGATCACCAGGTAAAattaacctgtgtgtgttttttattgccaCTGTGTTCAAACTCACTTTCTTCCAGAGCTGACTGAGATTCTTGAGGATCGATTTCTGAGCCGTGTTCTTGGCTCCACCCACGACCTCAGCTACAAGAAGGCTCTGGACCTCCACCTACGAGAGAGGACAAGAGACCAAAAGATGACACCTGCAACATCCAAAAGTACAAATTGACCCGGGTCAAACTGTATGACCGGGTATAAGTAGTTATTTCAGAATCACACACCACAATCCTATAATTCATTTGatcttaatgtaaaaaaagacagattcgCTTTTACTGACCATTTTCTTCCAGATAGgtccttcttttttctctgggGCAGGAAACACACTGGGGACTAAAACGTAGGTCCAAGACAAGCCGATGAAAGCAGCAGAGCCGGTGCTTTTGCTGCAAATATAATAAAGCGAtttaaaaggaggaagaagaggacaaCCTTTCTGACAACATTTGGCATTTTACTAATATTGTGCATCCTTATTGCGATTTGGCTTGGATTTggattaattgtgcagccctaatGCAAACTTTGCTAAAGTGTAATGTAGTTTAGTGTTTCTGCTGACTGCACTAACATCATTATAATTATGCTCACCCTGCCTCTCAAACCAAGAAGAATTAACGCTGTCTAATGCTGACAGTGCTATGATGAtgcttcccttttttttttttcctctgtaaaTGTGGAAAtttacagagataaaaaaatgtaatataagttCAGAGCCGTACCTGGGCTCTCCATTTTTGCTGATGACACCACTGTTCAGCAGGCAGTGGAGGAGGCTGGTCACCAGGATGTCAGGCTGACGGTCGGCCAGCTGGGCAATAACAGAGAGGAGCTCTCTGCGTGACGCAGCATCCCtgagaagcacacacacatccatgtaaACACAAAGGACATACACTCACCCCTGCAATTAAATCCTACCACCATCAAGGTTCAAATATTCAGCTTTTGTTGAATTTGCTTTagagagaggtgttgattcaactgtATGATCATTTTGGAAGCTGCAGTTTGTTGTGATGTTGAGTTCAAATTATTGCGTTATACTAACAGGTGGTTCTATTAAAAGGCACCACAAACcacataaataaagttgaatcaacaGCTCCTCATCATCCTGTTAAGGTCCATTTTGCAGTTTTCTTGTGGCTGAAAGTCATAACATAGCAACCTACCGATATCTGTATGGAGTGAGACAGAACAGCTTGCATAATCCTTTCACGGCAGGCTCTGGTaactctaaaaaacaaaaataaaataagagttATTTTAAAGACACGTTTGTGATGATTATAGAACCTTTTTATAAACAAAGTGTAGAAacttaaataacacaaaatccCTTACCTTTGCCTTTTATACATTCTTTCAGCTCCCCGAATATCTCCTTGCGCTCTTTCACACTGGCTGTGGTCACTTTTACAGCAAATTTCTTCAGTGTGTCTGAAACCTAAAGAAAGTCACATTTAGTATTAAGACTAATAGCCTCGATAGGGTAAATGGCAGCAGTGATGCCATCAGTCCGACCTACAGTGCAGGACCAGAAGATATTCAGTTCATAATCACGTGTCTTTTCTAAATGAGGAATTTGGCAACTAAATCAACCTGTCGTCTCAGCTCTAGTTACATGTTTGCCCATTTCCTATTTGAGACCTTGATGTTAAGAATCAGACTGCCATGCTTTAAAGATGGATTAAATGCACTCACTGGCAacttaattatgtatttattcattttcttttgtccaTCAACAattcactttattatatttGGCACACCTGTACAAACTAATGCAACAGCCCTGCCAAAAATTCTACCTtgacatatttatgtttttgttgacatttaatgatttgtttattatttaggTTGTAGTTTGCAGTGATGGTGTACTGAACATTATACTGAGATATTTTCTAATTTTGAGACTcttccaaaaatgtaattaatgccTCTTATAGGCAACATTATAAGCAATCCTTAAAGAAAACTTTGTATCAGAACAGTGGTGTTTGATTTCATTagtttgaatgtgtgtaactattcctgttctatctttattttgttgtatagtatgtatttattgtctgtgtctgtgtagtatagtatgtgtatttattgtctgtgtctgtgtagttgtatagtatgtgtatttattgtctgtgtctgtgtagttgtataatatgtgtatttattgtctgtgtctgtgtagttgagctgctgcaacacttgaatttcccccatggggatcaataaaggaatataataataatatatagtaaAGTGGTAGTTTTAGTCCTAATTGAACTACGTAGTTCAGACCAATTTAAGTTAATGACAGCACGTTTAACACCACGATACATTTGATGTCAAGACGATACtatcccctaaaaaaaaaagaagcatggCCATAAACCAGTCCCAGTCTGGTTTTCGTTCGCAGCCCAGTCACACCGAAAGGCTACGTAGCACTGAGCTAACAGCCTGCACGCTAGCTGTTGTTGAATTTCACCCACGTGTCTCTTTGAAATTGCCAAACACACACCATCGTGCTCCTAAAGCAGTGGTGAAGAAACCACGAGGTGTGTTTCCACCATGCGTGAACACCTCCCTGTAAGCGGACAGTCTACTGGTAAAAAAAAGCAGCCACACGAACCTGCGTGTCCGCTGCCATCTTGCCGGTCTTGATGCAGGAAGAACTTGTTGACGTCACTTCCGGGTCACATGTGCTAcgtaacttttttctttttcaatgtaATGAGTATTTCTAAgattatcctttttttatatatatatatatattttttttttttacattaaatataataatgaaacacttaaattaaatcaaatatattaataagtaggaataacaaaataaaataaaaaatagaaaaatagaaaaatagaaaaatagaaaaatagaaaaatgggCTGTGTAGGCCTATCAGTATATCTCAGCATATAGATAGgctaattaactttttttttttttttttttttttttacattaaatataataatgaaacacttaaattaaatcaaatatattaacaagtaggaataacaaaataaaatagaaaaatagaaaaaggggCTGTGTAGGCCTATTAGTATATCTCAGCATATAGATAGGCTAATTAACTTTTTAGGGATTTTGGAGgaacacacaaaaagagacctcgaggaacacacacattacatttatacagactattcgtattagtctgttgcaattattgtattcgtattaatttgcttctgcactgtacttttgctctggtttatgctcttagatgcttgtttaagaaaggagatgcacttatgacttctggtgactagtagttctcttgaatacctatgttgaatacacttcctgtaagttggataaaagcgtctgctaaatgactgtaatgtaatgtaatgtaatgtaatacccatttaaatgaaatcaatacatttgatttaaagtaTACAACATTACATCTTCtgttttttgctgattttcaaATCTTTTGGCTCAGGTTTGCTGGGGaaaactgcagtgtttgttacaaAACAGGTTTAAAAAGGGACTTTCTTTACAGATATCTCTTTACTCCCAATAGGTGGGCTTAAAAGCATAATTGTTCTTCTGATGATTTATGATCCCTTCTTCAAAGCCATTATGCCATAGATTTGATTTAGATTATGCAATTGATTGTGGTCATGAAAATAACTCTATTGTTCCATAATATAGTGGTGACAAACATTCACCTCCATTATATTGGCAGGAAGCAGAATTTTTGGAGAGTTTTCTCCAAATATTGGACAAAGATATCAAAAATGATCTGCATAACCAGACGTAGGAAAGAAAATATGGTAGTTTGTTGTAATTTTAGCAAACTATATCTTTGATGGTTTGAATGGGTAGCTGTTAAATGTCTTGTCTTTACTGGTTAAATGGTTACATTCAAACACAATATTCCTTATAGGTGGAATTATTTTCCCTTCGGTTTTGCAAATTTATCTGAATTAAGAAAATTGGCCAGCAGGGGTCTCTCTTCATTCTGACATTCTTTACTACTTCTGCAGATTAACTGTAATAAATTAGAAATCTTATAATTTACTATTGGCAATACCAGGCTCATGTTATCTGTAtctataatataatttaaaatattaggCTTTACCTACTGGTTCTATATGGATTATGGCTATAggttatataaaacaaaactgttagTGGTTTGGCTTTTAGTTTGTATCAACTCAACATTTGTGCACAGGGTGTTAGgcttgacaaaaaacaaaacaaaacatgaattcaagTTGTCGATCTGTTTTCTAAGCAGATCTTACACAAGTCATACTGATGTATAGAACAGGTATCTACAAGAGACCTTCAGAAATTAACTTCAAACTTTGATAAATCTTAattaaagcatgtttttttttgtatccaacaaataaaacagctcCACAAATAAGTGAGTCTTGTGCACctttgaaaactttttaatGATACGGACAACTTTTCACTTTTGATGATGAAATTTCATGTGACGATacatcattttactttttcaatgCAAAACTATTGGAAGCTGCATATATTCACCAAGTTTAACAtctgttctgtctcctcctctgtcttctcaCTCTCACAGTTGACTCTAATTATCGACTGATTAGTTGGTGAAAAGGATTCGGTCTTGAGTTCAGAAACCACTGATGGCAGTTTTCTGTTCCTCTGAGTTGTGCTCGTAAACGGGGAAAGCTATGTACAAActtaagaataaaaaagtagCAGCCTGATAATGTTTGGTTAAAAATATTAGTAATTGATGGGGTGGAGGAGAACTTCTTATTTAGATCTAATTTTATGATCTAAGATTTGTGTGTTCACCCATTGTGGGCCTTACAGAGACATTACCTTTGAagagttatttaaaaaagcagcGAAGCAGCTGAGCAAACATTGGTACCATATCAACTGAAGACTAATGAAGAGTGGGACCGATACGcccataaatatatttaaactgaacaACACAGATTGAGCAGTTGAGGCGAGATGCTAGAGTCCCACAGTTTGcactcctcttttccttttgtcCACCTCATATTCCTCAGTCCAGACAAATTGTTTAACTTTCACCAGCAGAGGAGCTACTCTGCTCCTGTGCTAGAAACAATAGCATAGATTATGAGTCCCAAAATGATGAGTCCTGCGACGACTCCGACGCCAATAAACACCACTTTCATCTTCTGGTTCTCccatcttttcttttgcttcacCTTGTTGGTGGTCTTTTCAAAAGCCATAACctggaaagaaaacacacaaacaaaatggaaggtgttacattacgttgttgtgtaaataaactgcttttaaaTGTGTGATAGTATTAAACATATGACGAGATGGGATGGATTTTTTGGAAAGCATATCCAATCTAGAATACTTATTTTCTACATTCTTACTTGTTTCCCTAATTTGATCTTTCTTAATGTGGTAATATTCAATGTGTTTGTATTAACAATGGAAAACATGAACCCTATGATCCGTCTGGGGGTCGACAAGCCGGTTGGCCAGTGTTACATCACACTGATGAGCATTTATCAGAGAACTTAAGGAGTAAAATGAGATTTTAGTCG
This sequence is a window from Anoplopoma fimbria isolate UVic2021 breed Golden Eagle Sablefish chromosome 13, Afim_UVic_2022, whole genome shotgun sequence. Protein-coding genes within it:
- the LOC129101084 gene encoding vesicle-associated membrane protein 5-like; its protein translation is MENGKNRLQQTQDDVEEVKVIMLDNLNKAEERTGKLHELEDRADELHSKVMAFEKTTNKVKQKKRWENQKMKVVFIGVGVVAGLIILGLIIYAIVSSTGAE